A region from the Acyrthosiphon pisum isolate AL4f chromosome A1, pea_aphid_22Mar2018_4r6ur, whole genome shotgun sequence genome encodes:
- the LOC100164064 gene encoding uncharacterized protein LOC100164064, which translates to MSSCVPCGDPCSSVSKDDLDRWTNSLKHVLANQTATKMFEVYLQACKLDSAEILELWKMCDGLLRYVHHKKIENETSRIKNDYIAIVECAGEVEGLTEHQLRRLEETKTSGPKKILARVEKLRQTAYELMQHDYGLFRKKLLKDHKIAKK; encoded by the exons ATGAGCAGCTGCGTTCCTTGTGGAGATCCCTGTAGTTCCGTGTCCAAAGACGACTTGGACAGGTGGACAAACAGTCTGAAACACGTTTTGGCCAATCAGACGGCCACAAAAATGTTCGAAGTCTATTTGCAAGCATGCAAATTGGACTCTGCGGAAATTTTGGAGCTGTGGAAGATGTGCGACGGGCTGTTGCGCTACGTGCAtcacaaaaaaatcgaaaa CGAAACGTCAAGAATCAAAAATGACTACATCGCCATAGTAGAGTGTGCCGGCGAAGTGGAGGGGCTGACGGAACACCAGTTGCGCCGGTTGGAAGAGACTAAGACCAGTGGGCCGAAGAAGATTTTAGCCCGCGTTGAGAAACTACGTCAGACAGCATACGAACTAATGCAGCACGACTACGGATTGTTTAGGAAAAAGTTGTTAAAAGATCACAAAATAGcgaaaaaataa
- the LOC100166100 gene encoding mitochondrial import inner membrane translocase subunit TIM14-like precursor — MASVVVVGLGLAVAGFAGRQVLRAAPHVAQKMSEVLKTMTSESGLLSSSKFHKGGFEPTMSKREATLILDVSNNAPKNKIKDAHKRIMLINHPDKGGSPYIAAKINEAKDLLDKK; from the exons atg gccagtgttgttgttgttggatTGGGTTTGGCTGTTGCTGGTTTCGCTGGTCGACAGGTTTTAAGAGCTGCCCCACATGTCGCCCAAAAGATGAGCGAAGTTCTCAAAACAATGACATCCGAATCGGGACTTTTG TCGAGTAGTAAATTTCATAAAGGCGGATTTGAACCTACCATGTCTAAACGTGAAGCCACACTCATACTTGACGTATCAAATAAtgctcctaaaaataaaatcaag GATGCACACAAACGAATCATGTTGATCAATCACCCGGATAAGGGTGGCTCACCGTACATAGCTGCGAAAATAAACGAGGCCAAAGATCTtctggataaaaaataa
- the LOC100168137 gene encoding probable ATP-dependent RNA helicase DDX49, with translation MNFENLNLSKYLCDQLKAVGVNSPTEIQKNCIPKILDGIDCIGCAKTGSGKTLAFALPILQKLWEEPYGIFALILTPTRELAYQIADQFAVIGKPKNLRHCVVTGGMEMIVQARELSNKPHIVVSTPGRLADHLESCDTFSLKRIQFLVLDEADRLLGGKFDKQIATIFKALPKERQTLLFSATMTDTLEKVKMITKKNTFVYESTAEVKTVDELEQFYVLCPYNVKDGYLVEIVRQFREKDEKGLIMIFTDTCKNCQLLHMTLNEVGFDTVSLHAMISQRQRLAGLAKFKSHVSKILIATDVASRGLDIPAVSLVINHIIPNNATDYVHRVGRTARAGRQGRAVSIVTQHDIKLVKAIEAKINIRLKEYDVSGLHVAKILTQVHVTKREAQIKLDETDFDERRLINKRKKLINEGKDPDKVEQEIKRKRKEKKRQRFERRNLNNKNCDGNNVNSEQDVDNHINNVEKSE, from the exons atgaattttgaaaatttaaatttatcaaaatacttaTGCGATCAGCTTAAAGCGGTTG GTGTCAACTCACCAacagaaattcaaaaaaattgtataccaaAAATATTGGATGGAATTGACTGTATAGGTTGTGCTAAAACTGGAAGTGGTAAAACATTAGCTTTTGCTTTACCCATTCTTCAAAAACTTTGGGAAGAACCTTATGGAATATTTGCTCTTATTCTTACGCCTACTAGAGAACTAGCTTatcaa ATTGCAGATCAATTTGCTGTAATTGGTAAACCTAAGAATCTCAGACATTGTGTAGTTACAGGTGGAATGGAAATGATAGTTCAAGCACGGGAATTATCAAATAAACCTCATATAGTGGTTTCAACACCTGGAAG aCTTGCTGATCATTTAGAAAGCTGTGATACATTTTCATTGAAACGCATACAATTTCTAGTATTAGATGAAGCAGATAGATTATTAGGAGGTAAATTCGATAAACAAATAGCAACTATTTTTAAAGCTCTTCCAAAAGAAAGACAAACGTTATTATTTAGTGCTACCATGACCGATACTCttgaaaaagttaaaatgattacaaaaaaaaat acattTGTGTATGAATCAACAGCTGAAGTGAAGACAGTTGATGAACTTGAACAATTTTATGTGCTTTGTCCATATAATGTAAAGGATGGATATTTGGTAGAAATAGTTAGACAATTTCGCGAAAAAGATGAAAAGGGACTGATTATGATATTTACTGATACATGCaa aaactgtCAGTTGCTGCATATGACATTAAATGAAGTTGGATTTGACACAGTGTCACTTCATGCAATGATATCTCAACGCCAGAGATTAGCTGGGCTAGCAAAATTCAAATCTCatgtttctaaaattttaattgctACTGATGTTGCCAGTCGTGGTCTTGATATTCCTGCGGTATCATtagtaataaatcatataattccAAACAATGCCACTGATTATGTTCATAGAGTTGGAAGAACTGCTAGAGCAGGTAGACAAGGACGTGCTGTATCTATTGTTACCCAACatgatataaaattagtaaaagcAATTGAAGCGAAAATTAATATTCGATTAAAAGAATATGATGTTTCAg GACTACATGTTGCCAAGATTTTGACCCAAGTACATGTTACAAAAAGAGAAGCGCAGATTAAATTAGATGAAACTGATTTTGATGAGCGGCGTTTaattaacaaaagaaaaaaactaataaatgaaGGTAAAGACCCCGATAAAGTAGAACAAGAAATCAAACGGaagagaaaagaaaaaaaacgacaACGATTTGAaagaagaaatttaaataataaaaattgtgacggAAATAATGTTAATAGTGAACAAGATGtagataatcatattaataatgttgaaaaatccgaataa